The following coding sequences are from one Treponema bryantii window:
- a CDS encoding glycosyltransferase family 1 protein, whose product MRIAIDTLGGDHGRSGFGSYILYFISNLPKNPDIQIELFGTEEDRYTYTSGTDIPYSAIKLLDTPRALRRWYKYHANRFIKKQGYDAVIYPTACRMVPPKYKNHIGVAVINSIMSSEIADKSGKEKHQLKKGILKAQKIIAASKYIKDDLVKLGVSENRISVIHNGIDHKIFFPMADIFEDEIVDVKPFAIKRPYFVYGSTLSSPEKKHIELIKAFELFKRNTGAPHRLVLAGNDGPYAEEIHKAAFNSQFASDIFLTGFFPHENFARLYGGAEACLFPSINEGVGLPILEAMACGIPVLCSDKGALKEIGGTAPLYFNSDDIDQVATNMQKVVEETELRENMITDGIMWAKEFNWEDTVSKTIKSIIE is encoded by the coding sequence ATGCGAATAGCAATTGATACCTTGGGCGGAGATCATGGACGCTCTGGTTTTGGTTCATATATTCTATACTTTATTTCAAATCTCCCAAAGAATCCTGATATTCAGATTGAACTGTTTGGTACAGAAGAAGACCGTTATACATATACATCCGGAACTGATATCCCTTATTCAGCAATAAAGCTGCTGGATACACCAAGAGCTCTTCGCCGCTGGTATAAATATCATGCTAACCGTTTTATTAAGAAACAGGGCTATGATGCAGTAATTTATCCAACTGCATGCAGAATGGTTCCACCAAAATATAAAAATCATATTGGTGTTGCAGTTATCAACAGTATTATGTCTTCTGAAATTGCAGATAAAAGCGGTAAAGAAAAACATCAGCTGAAAAAAGGAATTTTAAAGGCTCAAAAGATTATTGCAGCATCAAAATATATAAAAGATGACCTTGTAAAGCTTGGAGTTTCAGAAAACAGAATCAGTGTTATTCATAACGGCATTGATCACAAGATTTTCTTCCCGATGGCAGATATTTTTGAAGATGAAATTGTTGATGTAAAGCCATTTGCAATTAAACGACCTTACTTTGTTTATGGCTCTACCCTTTCCAGTCCTGAAAAGAAACATATTGAATTGATTAAAGCCTTTGAGCTTTTCAAAAGAAATACAGGTGCACCACATCGTCTTGTTCTTGCAGGAAATGACGGTCCTTATGCAGAAGAAATTCATAAAGCCGCATTTAATTCTCAGTTTGCAAGCGATATTTTCCTTACAGGCTTTTTCCCTCACGAGAATTTTGCACGTCTTTACGGAGGTGCAGAAGCATGTCTTTTCCCTTCAATCAACGAAGGCGTAGGACTTCCAATTCTCGAAGCAATGGCTTGTGGAATTCCCGTATTATGTTCTGATAAAGGTGCTCTTAAAGAAATCGGTGGAACAGCACCACTTTATTTTAATTCTGATGATATTGACCAGGTTGCAACAAACATGCAGAAGGTTGTTGAAGAAACAGAGCTTCGTGAAAACATGATTACCGATGGTATTATGTGGGCAAAAGAGTTCAACTGGGAAGATACTGTTTCTAAGACTATTAAGAGTATTATTGAATAA
- a CDS encoding DEAD/DEAH box helicase: protein MADVFAQLSDNLRQSLSALSISTPTPVQAEVIPRILGGENVLFESETGTGKTFAYLLPLINKLETITDHQKVRIIVVAPTFELASQINGACKTVTSHKSALMIGGAPLKRQIETLKEKPEIIIGTAARLVELIHLKKLKIDGLFAAVFDETDRLVKKESIEDTSAFRNLLPGGTQIIACTATLSKQTKIFFADAKNVVMPPEDVLKKRITHWAIYAETRDKIDTLRKLLAAENPTKALIFTSRADQVENIYNKLTYKKVACAALHAKTDKQKRKAAIDRFRSGKEKILITSDLAARGLDIPDISHIIQMDFPSDEDFFIHRSGRTARAGKTGINIVIGDEWEMRHFALLEKKLGITVYPKEIRNGKVVQPCE, encoded by the coding sequence ATGGCAGATGTATTTGCACAGCTATCAGATAATTTAAGACAGAGCCTTTCTGCTCTGTCTATTTCCACACCTACTCCTGTTCAGGCAGAAGTAATTCCCCGCATTCTCGGCGGGGAAAATGTTCTTTTTGAATCAGAAACAGGAACAGGAAAAACCTTTGCATACCTTCTTCCACTCATAAATAAACTTGAAACAATAACAGATCATCAGAAGGTTCGCATAATTGTTGTAGCACCAACCTTTGAACTTGCTTCACAGATAAACGGTGCATGCAAAACAGTTACCTCACATAAATCTGCCCTTATGATTGGTGGCGCTCCATTAAAACGCCAGATAGAAACACTTAAGGAAAAACCTGAAATCATTATTGGTACAGCAGCACGCCTCGTTGAACTTATTCATCTTAAGAAACTTAAGATTGACGGTCTTTTTGCTGCTGTTTTTGATGAAACAGACCGCCTCGTAAAAAAAGAATCAATTGAAGACACTTCAGCTTTCAGAAACCTTCTTCCAGGCGGAACTCAGATTATTGCCTGTACTGCAACCCTCAGTAAGCAGACAAAAATATTTTTTGCTGATGCAAAGAATGTCGTTATGCCACCGGAAGATGTTCTTAAAAAACGCATAACTCACTGGGCAATCTACGCAGAAACCAGAGATAAAATTGACACACTCAGAAAACTTTTAGCTGCAGAAAATCCTACAAAGGCACTGATTTTTACATCTCGTGCTGATCAGGTAGAAAACATTTACAATAAATTGACTTATAAAAAAGTAGCCTGTGCTGCCCTTCATGCAAAAACTGATAAGCAGAAACGAAAGGCTGCTATTGACCGTTTCCGCAGCGGAAAAGAAAAGATTCTTATTACAAGTGACCTGGCCGCCAGAGGATTGGATATCCCTGATATTTCTCATATAATTCAAATGGACTTCCCTTCAGATGAAGATTTTTTCATTCACCGAAGTGGACGTACAGCAAGAGCCGGGAAAACTGGAATCAATATTGTAATTGGAGATGAATGGGAAATGAGACACTTTGCCCTTCTCGAAAAGAAACTTGGTATTACAGTTTATCCTAAAGAGATTAGAAACGGAAAGGTGGTACAACCATGCGAATAG